In Pseudoliparis swirei isolate HS2019 ecotype Mariana Trench chromosome 9, NWPU_hadal_v1, whole genome shotgun sequence, a genomic segment contains:
- the usp21 gene encoding ubiquitin carboxyl-terminal hydrolase 21 isoform X2 codes for MGTVWLGQFVHRKSDASEQKEHLSLGSGRFGLRNIGNTCFLNAVVQCLSHTRSLRDYSLLMSYRDEKFSKEEARLMEAFSQVLSGLWDVNDGDTVVNPRQFYSIFKEAVPYFSGYSQQDAQEFLRFLLDKLHTEINRRPYIRRTGKEPELTFARFRISEEAAAMWKKHLERDDSRIVDLFSGQLRSSLHCSVCSHDSNTFDVFCDLSLPIPKRSSVGAVTLRECLDLFSQEEELEKENSPMCERCNRHTECTKRLSIQRFPQVIVIHLNRFTTSRWSISKSTVYVSFPLTDLDLGRYGPVDCGPVLYDLYAICNHTGTVNMGHYTACCSDENGWCFYNDSSVTPVSENQLQTNQAYVLFYQRSNSTTIVRK; via the exons atgggaacagtttggttgggACAGTTTGTTCACAGAAAGAGTGACGCAAGTGAGCAG aaaGAGCATCTGTCCTTAGGAAGTGGAAGGTTTGGCCTTAGAAACATAGGAAACACA TGTTTCCTGAACGCAGTAGTCCAATGTTTGTCTCACACACGTAGCCTCAGGGACTACAGCCTCCTCATGTCCTATCGGGATGAGAAGTTCTCCAAAGAGGAGGCTCGGCTCATGGAAG CTTTCTCTCAGGTGCTGTCCGGCCTTTGGGATGTAAATGACGGGGACACAGTTGTAAACCCACGACAGTTTTACAGTATATTTAAAGAAGCCGTGCCTTACTTCAGTGGTTACAG TCAACAGGATGCGCAGGAGTTCCTCAGGTTCCTCTTGGACAAGCTGCACACAGAAATCAACCGCAGACCCTACATCCGACGAACCGGGAAGGAGCCCGAACTGACATTTGCCAGATTTAG GATTTCGGAGGAGGCAGCGGCCATGTGGAAGAAGCACTTGGAGAGAGATGACAGCAGAATAGTCG ACCTGTTCTCAGGCCAGCTGAGGAGCTCGCTGCACTGCTCCGTGTGCTCCCACGACTCCAACACATTCGATGTGTTCTGTGATCTGTCGCTGCCCATCCCCAAGAGGAGCTCTGTTGGGGCGGTCACGCTGAGGGAGTGCCTGGACCTCTTCTCTCAGGAGGAGGAACTGGAAAAAGAAAACTCACCA ATGTGCGAGAGGTGTAACAGGCACACAGAGTGCACCAAGCGGCTTTCCATCCAGAGGTTTCCCCAGGTTATTGTGATCC ATCTGAACCGTTTCACGACGTCACGGTGGTCCATCAGTAAAAGTACCGTGTACGTGTCCTTCCCACTCACTGACCTGGACCTCGGACGCTACGGGCCCGTCGACTGTG GCCCAGTGCTGTATGATTTATATGCAATATGTAACCACACTGGGACGGTGAACATGGGCCACTACACAGCCTGCTGTTCAGACGAAAATGGTTGGTGTTTCTACAATGACTCGAG TGTGACTCCAGTCTCGGAGAACCAGCTTCAGACCAATCAAGCATATGTGCTGTTCTACCAGCGCAGCAACAGCACCACCATCGTCAGGAAATAG
- the usp21 gene encoding ubiquitin carboxyl-terminal hydrolase 21 isoform X1, with protein sequence MPGASGVNAEGSCEALCRTLVSQNGLQRETADISQSVLYTSLMGLLLVADNEKEHLSLGSGRFGLRNIGNTCFLNAVVQCLSHTRSLRDYSLLMSYRDEKFSKEEARLMEAFSQVLSGLWDVNDGDTVVNPRQFYSIFKEAVPYFSGYSQQDAQEFLRFLLDKLHTEINRRPYIRRTGKEPELTFARFRISEEAAAMWKKHLERDDSRIVDLFSGQLRSSLHCSVCSHDSNTFDVFCDLSLPIPKRSSVGAVTLRECLDLFSQEEELEKENSPMCERCNRHTECTKRLSIQRFPQVIVIHLNRFTTSRWSISKSTVYVSFPLTDLDLGRYGPVDCGPVLYDLYAICNHTGTVNMGHYTACCSDENGWCFYNDSSVTPVSENQLQTNQAYVLFYQRSNSTTIVRK encoded by the exons ATGCCAGGAGCCAGTGGCGTCAACGCTGAGGGCTCTTGTGAGGCCCTGTGTCGAACCCTGGTCTCCCAGAACGGCCTCCAGAGAGAGACAGCCGACATCTCCCAGTCGGTTCTCTACACCTCACTGATGGGCTTGCTTCTGGTCGCTGACAACGAG aaaGAGCATCTGTCCTTAGGAAGTGGAAGGTTTGGCCTTAGAAACATAGGAAACACA TGTTTCCTGAACGCAGTAGTCCAATGTTTGTCTCACACACGTAGCCTCAGGGACTACAGCCTCCTCATGTCCTATCGGGATGAGAAGTTCTCCAAAGAGGAGGCTCGGCTCATGGAAG CTTTCTCTCAGGTGCTGTCCGGCCTTTGGGATGTAAATGACGGGGACACAGTTGTAAACCCACGACAGTTTTACAGTATATTTAAAGAAGCCGTGCCTTACTTCAGTGGTTACAG TCAACAGGATGCGCAGGAGTTCCTCAGGTTCCTCTTGGACAAGCTGCACACAGAAATCAACCGCAGACCCTACATCCGACGAACCGGGAAGGAGCCCGAACTGACATTTGCCAGATTTAG GATTTCGGAGGAGGCAGCGGCCATGTGGAAGAAGCACTTGGAGAGAGATGACAGCAGAATAGTCG ACCTGTTCTCAGGCCAGCTGAGGAGCTCGCTGCACTGCTCCGTGTGCTCCCACGACTCCAACACATTCGATGTGTTCTGTGATCTGTCGCTGCCCATCCCCAAGAGGAGCTCTGTTGGGGCGGTCACGCTGAGGGAGTGCCTGGACCTCTTCTCTCAGGAGGAGGAACTGGAAAAAGAAAACTCACCA ATGTGCGAGAGGTGTAACAGGCACACAGAGTGCACCAAGCGGCTTTCCATCCAGAGGTTTCCCCAGGTTATTGTGATCC ATCTGAACCGTTTCACGACGTCACGGTGGTCCATCAGTAAAAGTACCGTGTACGTGTCCTTCCCACTCACTGACCTGGACCTCGGACGCTACGGGCCCGTCGACTGTG GCCCAGTGCTGTATGATTTATATGCAATATGTAACCACACTGGGACGGTGAACATGGGCCACTACACAGCCTGCTGTTCAGACGAAAATGGTTGGTGTTTCTACAATGACTCGAG TGTGACTCCAGTCTCGGAGAACCAGCTTCAGACCAATCAAGCATATGTGCTGTTCTACCAGCGCAGCAACAGCACCACCATCGTCAGGAAATAG
- the LOC130199381 gene encoding rho-related GTP-binding protein RhoA-C-like, giving the protein MTSWRTCALEVGGVLQSVRKRRKADTEHQAMAAIRKKLVIVGDGACGKTCLLIVFSKDQFPEVYVPTVFENYVADIEVDGKQVELALWDTAGQEDYDRLRPLSYPDTDVILMCFSVDSPDSLENIPEKWTPEVKHFCPNVPIILVGNKKDLRNDEHTRRELAKMKQEPVKYEDGKEMANRISAYGYQECSAKSKDGVREVFEMATRAALQAKKRGKKSTCLLL; this is encoded by the exons ATGACGTCCTGGCGCACATGCGCATTAGAAGTGGGCGGAGTTCTCCAGTCGgtcaggaagaggagaaaagcgGACACAGAACATCAAGCG ATGGCAGCCATCAGGAAGAAGTTGGTGATTGTTGGGGATGGTGCATGTGGGAAGACGTGTCTGCTCATCGTCTTCAGCAAGGACCAGTTCCCCGAGGTCTACGTCCCCACGGTGTTCGAGAACTATGTGGCAGACATTGAGGTGGATGGGAAACAG gTAGAGCTTGCACTTTGGGATACAGCAGGTCAGGAAGACTATGACCGACTGAGGCCTCTCTCCTACCCCGATACTGATGTTATTCTCATGTGCTTCTCTGTGGACAGCCCTGATAGTTTAG AGAATATTCCAGAAAAGTGGACCCCTGAAGTGAAACACTTCTGTCCAAATGTTCCCATTATCCTGGTGGGCAATAAAAAGGATCTGCGGAATGATGAGCACACCAGACGAGAGCTTGCCAAAATGAAACag GAGCCAGTTAAATACGAAGATGGCAAAGAGATGGCGAACCGCATCAGTGCCTACGGCTACCAAGAGTGTTCTGCCAAATCCAAAGATGGTGTGAGGGAAGTCTTTGAGATGGCAACTCGGGCAGCACTGCAGGCCAAGAAACGTGGCAAGAAGTCCACCTGCCTTCTGTTGTAG